The following DNA comes from Hordeum vulgare subsp. vulgare chromosome 3H, MorexV3_pseudomolecules_assembly, whole genome shotgun sequence.
ctaagggctggtgtgacccccccaaatgcctatgggcttccccggagtgggttgcccccctccggtgaactcccggaacccattcgtcattcccggtacattcccggtaactccgaaaaccttccggtaatcaaatgaggtcatcctatatatcaatcttcgtttccggaccattccggaaaccctcgtgacgtccatgatctcatccgggactccaaacaacattcgataaccaaccatataactcaaatacgcataaaacaacgtcgaaccttaagtgtgcagaccctgcgggttcgagaactatgtagacatgacccgagagactcctcggtcaatatccaatagcgggacctggatgcccatattggatcctacatattctacgaagatcttatcgtttgaatctcagtgccaaggattcgtataatcccgtatgtcattccttttgtccttcggtatgttacttgcccgagattcgatcgtcagtatccgcatacctatttcaatctcgtttatcggcaagtctctttactcgttccgtaatacaagatcccgcaacttacactaagttacattgcttgcaaggcttgtgtgtgatgttgtattaccgagtgggccccgagatacctctccgtcatacggagtaacaaatcccagtcttgatccatactaactcaactaacaccttcggagatacctgtagagcatctttatagtcacccagttacgttgtgacgtttgatacacacaaggcattcctccggtgtcagtgagttatatgatctcatggtcataggaataaatacttgacacgcagaaaacagtagcaacaaaatgacacgatcaacatgctacgtctattagtttgggtctagtccatcacgtgattctcccaatgacgtgatccagttatcaagtaacaacaccttgttcataatcagaagacactgactatcatcgatcaactggctagccaactagaggcatgctagggacggtgttttgtctatgtatccacacatgtaaatgagtcttcattcaatacaattatagcatggataataaactattatcttgatacaggaattataataataactatacatttattattgcctctagggcataattccaacagcgtaCACCTCCAAGAAAGATGTCCCCAAGGGGAAACGACACAAGAGTGTCGCCGTCGTCCGATCTACTAATCTAGGGTTTCCCCGGAGGTGTTGGGTGGAGTTGGGACCTTCACCTCGATGATGCCTTCAATGAAGGAAACAACAATAAGGGCGTTGTCATCATCGGCTCCGCCCACCGGCCGaagacaaggttttcacccggatCCGTCCAAAAAAATCCACCAGACAACCTGTGCACCGTCCCGACCACCTTCCAAGCCCCAGATCCAGCCGCCTAAATTCGGCGACCATCCACGACAGCACTGCCACCGTATGCGCACCGGCCATTGCCTGAGTGTGCCACCACTGGAGCCTGGGAGAAGTGCTCCCACCCCTCCTCGCCAGACTGCGAGAGCCGCTGAGATGGATCTCACGCGCTTGTCACCGTTTCTGATCCGAACGAATACGTAGTGAAAGACCACAAGATCGCGGGCGCAGATCCTCCTTGGACGGGGACTGCACCACGTCATGCCGCCGCGGACAACCCGGCCTTCATTTGCCTCCACCGTCCAGGGCCGCTGCCTCGGGATCCAGGCCGAACGTAGCCGCCGCCACCGGCCAAATTCCGTCACCACTAGCCAAATTCCGTCGCCGCCGAACCGCCAAACCGCTGTCCACAACCACCATGGCCATCGCGACCACGCGGACGCGCCCAGCAGGCTGCACCACCCGATCTTCCACGTCGCCTCCGCCCACCACGCCGCCGCCTTCAGCCATCGCCGGAGGCCAGCCGTCGCGCCACCACGACACAGATCGGGGCGAGGCGCCCCAGCGCCAATGGGTGACCTGCCTCACCAGATCCTAATGCGGGAGGAAAGtgatcctccgccgccgccatcggCCGGTCAGGGCTTCGCCCGATGGCTTCATCCAGCGGCGACGGAGAGGATAACGGGGTGGAACCGGCCCGGGAGCTGGGTGGATCTCTGCGTGAGTTGCCCTAACAGGAGGCGACCCAGGCGTCGGGCGATCAGGGACGACGACCCATGTTGTGGGCTTCTGCACTATCAAAAAACGAAAACTAAAAAACTCGGTGTGTTTTATCTATAAAGCGGGTCAAAAGCTAATTAAAAACTAAAATTAATTTGCTATATAGTTCAATCCGAAATTTGACCTACAAGGCTGATGAGAAACAAACAACGCATTATTTTTCACATCCTTCTGCTGTTGTCTATGGAAAATACTTATTTTcttcgaaaaggaaaaaaaaattaaGCGAGATGTGGCTGCTGGGATTCGAGCCCAGGTCTATGTGACAAAAACTAAAATTAAAAAACTCTATGTGTTTTATCTATAAAAGCGGGTCAAAAACCaattaaaaaattaaaattaatttGCTATATAGTTCAATCCAAAATTTGACCTAGAGGGCTGATGAGAAACAAACAACGCATTATTTTTTACATCCTTCTGCATAGATTTTGTCTATGGAAAATACTTATTTTCTTCAAAAcggaaaaaaattgagcgagatgtGGCTGCTGGGATTCGAGCCCAGGTCTCCACGGCCACAACGTGGAATTCTCACCACTAAACTACAGCCACTTTGATGctatgcaaaatacttaatgtttTTGACCTGGAAGTACCGGTTGCACCGGACAAATTTGAACTGGATGTACCGCATTGTTCGGATCCGATACCACGATATCGCAATATCGAACTGCCATCGTATCAGATCCGTTGAAGTTCTTTCGAACAAATAAAGATCCGTTGAAGTTTGAATACCCGGCCTGCACCACTGTCCGGTCCAGTTTGGTGGAGTCGGGCTCCGCCAGACGCCAGACTGGCTCTGTGCAGCGAAAACCAGCTATTTCCGGAGGGCCAACGTTGACCTGCGCAAACTGCCTATTCCTGCTGCTAATAAACATGTTGTGAAATACTCAATCATACTACTTCTTCTCACTGCTGTTTCACGCTGTCACGCTGATTTGAAGTTTATGGGTTGCCACTCACGCATCCATTCTCTCGCACGACACCCACCGCGCGCTCATGCAGAGTCTCAGGCCGTCCTCGAGTCACAAACTACGCTCGTAATCGGGCGCCCGATTCTAATGAGGGCGCGAGGAGAGAGGATGAGGGCGCGAGGAGAGAGGATGAGGGCGCCTGCGCGCGCTCTCCTCATCGTCTTCGCCGGCACCTTcctctccatctccatctccatcgCCACCGACACCATCGGCCATGGCGCGTCCATCACCGGCAACCAGACGCTCGTCTCAGCCGGTGGGACCTTCAAGCTCGGCTTCTACAACCCGCCGGGAAGCTCCGATGCCAGAGCCTACCTCGGCATTTGGTACGCGGGCATCCCGGAACAGACCGTCGTGTGGGTCGCCAACCGCCAGAACCCGGTCGCCAGCTCCCCCGGCGTCCTCACGCTCTCCCCTGACGGCCGCCTCTTCATCGTCGACGGCCGGAACACCACCCTCTGGTCCTCCGCGGCGCCTGCCAGTGCCAGAGACATAACCACCAAGGCCACCGCCCAGCTTCTCGACAACGGCAACTTTGTGGTAAGGGGCTATGATGGCAGTGGGTCGAGTCAGAGCGTGGCGTGGCAGAGCTTCGACTACCCGACGGACACGCTGCTCCCCGGCATGAAGCTAGGGGTGGACCTCAAGAGCGGCATCGCCAGAAACATCACGTCGTGTACAAGCCCGACTGACCCCTCGCCGGGAGCCTACACGTTCAAGCTGGTCATGGGCGGGCTGCCAGAGTTCTTCCTTTTCCGTGGCCCGGAGAGGATCTACGCGAGCGGGCCGTGGAACGGCGTGGTGCTCACCGGCGTGCAAAACCTCCATACCGAGGGCTACACATTCACGGTGGTGTCCAACGCCGAGGAGACATACTACGCCTACTACGTCAGCGACCCGTCGGCCCTGTCGCGGCTGATCCTGGACGGCGCGACGGGGCAGCTGCAGAGCTACGTGTGGGGCAATGGCGCGTGGAGCAGCTACTGGTACCACCCAAACGACCCTTGCGACAGCTACTACAAGTGCGGTGCTTTCGGTTTTGGGGTATGCGAGGTTGGCCAGCCCCCCAAGTGTAGCTGCCTGCCGGGGTTCAAGCCGCGGTCACCGGAGCAATCGGACCACAGGAACGGGAAAGGGGGATGTGTAAGGGTAACCGACCTGAGCTGCGGCGCCGGAGACGGGTTCTGGCCGGTGAACCGGATGAAGCTGCCGGAGGCGACCAACGCGACGGTGTATGCCGACATGACGCTGGACCGGTGCAGGCATGTGTGCCTGGCTAACTGCAGCTGCAGAGCCTACTCCGCCGCGAACGTCAGCGGCGGGATCAACCGCGGGTGCGTCATTTGGGGCGTCGATCTGCTTGACATGAGGCAGTACCCGGTGGTCGTGCAGGATGTGTATATCCGGCTCGCGCGTTCAGAGATCGACGCCTTGAACACCGAAGGTTAGGACTTCCATGAATTTATTAAAGCTTTCTTTAGTTATTCTGCAGTTCAATATTAGTAGCAAAATTACATTATGTGAAGTTTTCTAGTATCTTGGTTGAATGTTCATGATCATATtacttgctcaattctcttaaaCGACCACTTGGATTTCATATACCATATAGAAATGTAGATGCACCGGCCAGTTCGACCAGAAGTCTGAACTGatcagaacatttttttaaaggcaGATAACTGTAAAATTTATGCAGTATAATGAACTGATGAGAAAATATAGCACAAGAGGAGAAACAATTGAAGATTATATGTGTGAATTCATTTGCCGCAGCATACATTGATACATACGGACGTTGACAAACAAATAACCGTCAGTCAGTCATTGGGTAAAATTGCAAGTAGCCATTTATTCTTCTACTGGTAGGATGTCTGTATCACATATTCACAATCGCTGGATTAGGCGCAATGCAGTCCACAATCAAACAAAGATTAAACGTGCAACACGAACTAGCTTCGCAGTGGCCAACACCTTaataattatcaaaagcatatggATATGGTAGATTAAGAGCAAGCATGCTTGCACTAAAATAGTTAATAACTACTTAATGGGAACAAGCATAGCGGTGCAGTGTTAGGCAGGCTTACCTCATGTTCACTGCTGTTTTATTTCAGCTAACCGTCGGCGTCCAAACAGGAGCGTGGTGATCCCTGTCGTCACAACTATTTTTGGCGTGCTTCTTGTGGTGGCAGTtgcctgctgctattacttgagaAACAATGCGAGCACAAAGCGTCGGACCGAAATGCCACCAAGTAGAAGGGGCGACGTGTTTCCCCTAGGGATCAGGAAACGTTCAGCCCTGAGGACGAAACAGGATCAACAACTCAATGGGAGCAGGATGAGCAGCGAAAAAGATCTTGAACTTCCATTCTTTGATTTAGAAGTGATTCTAGCTGCAACAGACAACTTCTCTGCTGATAGTAAGATAGGACAAGGTGGATTTGGCCCCGTTTATATGGTAGGATGAGAACCAAGTAACGGTATAATAACTTCGTCCATTTTAAGTGATGTAGACTCTAACAGACCTCCAAACCGATGAACAGGCAAAACTTGAAGATGGACAAGAAGTAGCTGTAAAAAGGTTATCCAAGAAATCAGTACAGGGAGTTGTGGAATTCAAGAACGAGGTAAAACTGATAGCAAAGCTTCAGCACAGGAATCTCGTGAGGTTGCTGGGCTGCTGCATCGATGACCAAGAGAGAATGCTAGTGTACGAGTTCATGCACAACAACAGCCTAGACACATTCATATTTGGTCAGCTTATTTTACAGAAATAACTTCTAATTACTACTTGTGATGACATTGCATTTACAATGTGTTTACCTCAATTGAAATGTTGTGCAGATGAAGGAAAGCGCAAGTTACTAGGATGGAAGAACCGATTTGAGATCGTTCTGGGGATTGCACGGGGTTTGCTATATCTCCATGAGGATTCAAGGGTCAGGATCATCCATAGGGATCTAAAGGCAAGCAATGTGTTACTAGACAAAAATATGATTCCCAAAATCTCAGATTTTGGTATCGCAAGAATGTTTGGAGGTGATCAGACAACTGCATATACCACAAAGGTCATCGGTACATAGTGAGTAGTATCTCTCGATCGATATGTAACATATATTAGCTTTCGAGAATGAGCTTTCACGCTGACTAGTGATATGGTGGTCTTCAGTGGCTATATGTCTCCAGAATATGCAATGGATGGCGTGTTCTCTATGAAATCTGATATCTATAGCTTCGGTGTACTGGTGCTAGAGATCATCACTggcaagaagaatcgaggcttttaCGACGATGAGCTTGATCTGAGCCTCCTTGGTTATGTAAGTACTAACTGTCAAAAGTGATTGATTTTGATCGTTTGTTACTTTATGTTACTAATGTACAATTATGTTGATCATTTTTAGTCATGGAAGTTGTGGAAAGAAGGCCGGAGTGCGGATTTACTGGATGAAGCAATGGGTGGCTCCATTGACTACAGTGTGGTGCTCAGATGCATACAGGTTGCTCTGCTATGTGTTGAAGTGCATCCTAAGAACAGGCCACTGATGTCTTCAGTTGTCATGATGCTGAGCAGTGAGAATGCAACATTGCCAGATCCAAACGAACCTGGGGTAAATATTGGGAAGAGCACGGACACGGATTATTCTCAAACCCACACTGGGACCAGTTTTACAGGGGATGCAATGAATGGTAGGTAGCTTGGAGTAAAAATTCTTGTTACTTTCTTTCTTCAAGAAAGTAACAATGCTCGTCAAAGAATTCTTGTTACTTTCTTCAAGAAAGTCTCTTGCTCTAGTGGAGTGGATTGGCGAGGGCAATTTTATTTCAATGCTCGGCACGATCTCTTGTAAACTGTATTTATAACAGGCATAAACAAAAGGGATTGGCTAGAACTCATCTAGCTGAGACATAACTATGGTCTCATTCACTtcagtttttcttttttgaaaCAATCTTTCACCTCGGCTGATGTTATCCTAGTTGTATTCTGTTTTTTTTGGGGCTGGCCTAAGAGCATTATTAGTAAGAGAGCCCGTTATTGGctccatttccccatataccatgtGATTTTTTATTCTGAAAATCATTTGTCAATTTTAAAATGTTCACGTACATGAGAAATATTCTTTAAATACGAAAAATGTTCAagaattttataaaaatgatcatGAATTCAAAAAAGGTTTTTAAACTTTAAAAAATCATAAATGTTACAAAAAAGTTCACGATTTTGAAAGTCATCAATTTGGGGGACAATAACAACTTCTCAAAATGTACAGAGCCTTCTACAAAAAGCTCATGAT
Coding sequences within:
- the LOC123440341 gene encoding receptor-like serine/threonine-protein kinase SD1-8, translating into MRARGERMRARGERMRAPARALLIVFAGTFLSISISIATDTIGHGASITGNQTLVSAGGTFKLGFYNPPGSSDARAYLGIWYAGIPEQTVVWVANRQNPVASSPGVLTLSPDGRLFIVDGRNTTLWSSAAPASARDITTKATAQLLDNGNFVVRGYDGSGSSQSVAWQSFDYPTDTLLPGMKLGVDLKSGIARNITSCTSPTDPSPGAYTFKLVMGGLPEFFLFRGPERIYASGPWNGVVLTGVQNLHTEGYTFTVVSNAEETYYAYYVSDPSALSRLILDGATGQLQSYVWGNGAWSSYWYHPNDPCDSYYKCGAFGFGVCEVGQPPKCSCLPGFKPRSPEQSDHRNGKGGCVRVTDLSCGAGDGFWPVNRMKLPEATNATVYADMTLDRCRHVCLANCSCRAYSAANVSGGINRGCVIWGVDLLDMRQYPVVVQDVYIRLARSEIDALNTEANRRRPNRSVVIPVVTTIFGVLLVVAVACCYYLRNNASTKRRTEMPPSRRGDVFPLGIRKRSALRTKQDQQLNGSRMSSEKDLELPFFDLEVILAATDNFSADSKIGQGGFGPVYMAKLEDGQEVAVKRLSKKSVQGVVEFKNEVKLIAKLQHRNLVRLLGCCIDDQERMLVYEFMHNNSLDTFIFDEGKRKLLGWKNRFEIVLGIARGLLYLHEDSRVRIIHRDLKASNVLLDKNMIPKISDFGIARMFGGDQTTAYTTKVIGTYGYMSPEYAMDGVFSMKSDIYSFGVLVLEIITGKKNRGFYDDELDLSLLGYSWKLWKEGRSADLLDEAMGGSIDYSVVLRCIQVALLCVEVHPKNRPLMSSVVMMLSSENATLPDPNEPGVNIGKSTDTDYSQTHTGTSFTGDAMNGR